The following proteins are encoded in a genomic region of Oncorhynchus keta strain PuntledgeMale-10-30-2019 chromosome 35, Oket_V2, whole genome shotgun sequence:
- the LOC127915639 gene encoding 50 kDa spicule matrix protein-like yields the protein MEAKAQGWRPRPRDGVQGPGMESKAHGCSPRPRDGVQGPGKPRPRDGGQCPGIEAKAQEWRPKLRDGGQGPGMESKAQGWSPRPRDGVQGPGMESKAQGLRPRPRNGGQSSGMEAKAQGWSPRHRDGVQGPGMESKAQGWRPTPRDGVQGTGMESKAQGWSPRPRDGVQGPGMESKAQGWSPRPRDGVQGPGMESKAQEWSPRPRDGVQGPGMEANTQGWSPRPRDGVQGTGMESKAQGWSPRPRDGVQGPGMESKAQGWSPRHRDGVQGPGIEAKAQEWRPKLRDGGQGPGMESKAQGWSPRPTDVVQGPGMESKAQGSQDPGMEANAHG from the coding sequence ATGGAGGCCAAAGCTCAGGGATGGAGGCCAAGGCCCAGGGATGGAGTCCAAGGCCCAGGGATGGAGTCCAAGGCCCACGGATGTAGTCCAAGACCCAGGGATGGAGTCCAAGGCCCAGGGAAGCCAAGACCCAGGGATGGAGGCCAATGCCCAGGGATTGAGGCCAAGGCCCAGGAATGGAGGCCAAAGCTCAGGGATGGAGGCCAAGGCCCAGGGATGGAGTCCAAGGCACAGGGATGGAGTCCAAGGCCCAGGGATGGAGTCCAAGGCCCAGGGATGGAGTCCAAGGCCCAGGGATTGAGGCCAAGGCCCAGGAATGGAGGCCAAAGCTCAGGGATGGAGGCCAAGGCCCAGGGATGGAGTCCAAGGCACAGGGATGGAGTCCAAGGCCCAGGGATGGAGTCCAAGGCCCAGGGATGGAGGCCAACGCCCAGGGATGGAGTCCAAGGCACAGGGATGGAGTCCAAGGCCCAGGGATGGAGTCCAAGGCCCAGGGATGGAGTCCAAGGCCCAGGGATGGAGTCCAAGGCACAGGGATGGAGTCCAAGGCCCAGGGATGGAGTCCAAGGCCCAGGGATGGAGTCCAAGGCCCAGGAATGGAGTCCAAGGCCCAGGGATGGAGTCCAAGGCCCAGGGATGGAGGCCAACACCCAGGGATGGAGTCCAAGGCCCAGGGATGGAGTCCAAGGCACAGGGATGGAGTCCAAGGCCCAGGGATGGAGTCCAAGGCCCAGGGATGGAGTCCAAGGCCCAGGGATGGAGTCCAAGGCCCAGGGATGGAGTCCAAGGCACAGGGATGGAGTCCAAGGCCCAGGGATTGAGGCCAAGGCCCAGGAATGGAGGCCAAAGCTCAGGGATGGAGGCCAAGGCCCAGGGATGGAGTCCAAGGCCCAGGGATGGAGTCCAAGGCCCACGGATGTAGTCCAAGGCCCAGGGATGGAGTCCAAGGCCCAGGGAAGCCAAGACCCAGGGATGGAGGCCAATGCCCATGGATGA